A DNA window from Xiphias gladius isolate SHS-SW01 ecotype Sanya breed wild chromosome 3, ASM1685928v1, whole genome shotgun sequence contains the following coding sequences:
- the nat15 gene encoding N-alpha-acetyltransferase 60 has product MSDVVPPTALSEVQLRFLCHDDIENVKLLCGDWFPIEYPDSWYQDITSNKKFFSLAATFRGGIVGMIVAEIKGRTKVHKEDGDILASSFPVDTQVAYILSLGVVKEFRKHGIGSLLLDSLKEHISTTAQDHCKAIYLHVLTTNNTAIHFYENRDFRQHHYLPYYYSIRGVLKDGFTYVLYINGGHPPWTIFDYIQHIGSTLASLSPCSIPQRLYRQAQSLLRSLLPWSNIASKTGIQYSRTM; this is encoded by the exons ATGAGTGACGTGGTGCCTCCCACAGCTCTCAGTGAAGTCCAGCTCCGCTTCCTCTGCCACGATGACATAGAGAATGTCAAGCTGCTCTGTGGGGATTGGTTCCCAATCGA GTACCCAGACTCATGGTATCAGGACATCACCTCCAACAAGAAGTTCTTCTCCCTCGCTGCCACCTTCAGAGGAGGCATCGTGGGAATGATTGTGGCTGAGATCAAAGGCCGGACCAAAGTACACAAAGAG GATGGAGACATCCTGGCCTCCAGTTTCCCTGTGGACACACAGGTAGCCTACATCCTCAGCCTGGGAGTGGTCAAAGAGTTCAGGAAACATGGCATAG GCTCCCTACTGCTGGACAGTTTGAAGGAGCACATCTCAACGACAGCCCAGGACCACTGTAAGGCTATCTACCTGCACGTCCTCACCACCAACAACACTGCCATTCACTTCTATGAGAACAGGGACTTCAGGCAGCACCACTACCTTCCCTACTATTACTCCATACGAGGAGTCCTCAAAGACGGATTCACATATGTGCTCTACATCAATGGGGGTCATCCCCCTTGGACAATATT TGATTATATCCAGCACATTGGTTCGACCCTGGCCAGCCTGAGCCCCTGCTCCATCCCACAGAGGTTGTACCGACAGGCCCAGTCCCTGTTGCGCTCTCTGCTGCCCTGGTCCAACATCGCCTCCAAGACCGGCATACAGTACAGCAGGACGATGTGA